TGGACAGCCATATTTGGATCCTCCTATAGATTTGTGCGCAAAGGGAATGCCTCCAATTTCCTAAAGGGACCTGCTTCGATGTCCTCTTAATCTGAGTCTTCACTCACAAAGTAAGCTCACACTGTCCAAATGAAGATCTGAAGACCTTTGATTGGTTCCCTCACTTTGTGTCCTTATAACCACCCCCCCTGTGCTGCAGACAGTCTCTTCAGTTGCAATTCTGTGGTCTCTGGAGACTGGAGTCTctccagtctctctctctctctctctcgctctgacTCTTCAGTCTGTGCGGTCCTCCTTCTTCCAGTTCTTTGATCTGAGAGCAGAGTAGAGCAGACCCCAACTCCTCCtttcacatttaaaacactCCCCGTGAATCCCACACCCACCTCCCCCAAAACCGTTATTTGGAGGTTTGCGTCTTGCTAAATACTACTCTCCCCTCTGTTGCTGCCCTCTTCCTACCTTTTTCAGTGTACTATCTATCAACACAAAGCACATCCAGCCATGCACGTGGGGCTTCAGTGCAGCTGTTTTCTCCCGAGGCTGTCCCGTTGCTGCTCCAGGGGATGTAACCTGCTGGCATAAGTGATGCTCCCCAGTCTATAGCACTCTTCCACTGTGATGGAAAAACAGACGTTCACCTCAGCTCTCGGATCCAGCGCAGAGGGCTGCCCTTTACATTAATCCCCAGCCTCATATGTCATCAGCATGAGACAAGGGCAAAGAGGGATGCAAAAGAAGGAGGATGTTATAGACAGTCTCTACAAGGGTAGAGAATGAAGGAAAATGCAGATAGGAGGAGAGATGTAGCGTAGAGAGCAGCCCCTGGTGAGAGAGGTCCTCACTGAGATGAGTGTAAATGAAGGTGGGTGGGGAAGAGGGAGGGGAGTGAGGGATGGAAATGCAGAGAGCAGGAACAGACCGCGCCTATCGACGCCGGCTGAAACAGCAAGGCAGCATGGGATGCGAGTGAATACTCCTCAGCTCTCTTAAAAAAACGGGGGAGTGTACACGACTGAATATGCAAACCAGACATAGAGCCGTAGTGTCATGTTCACAAGCACCATTGCTCCAGATGCAGAACAATGGTTTGTTTTGCACCTTTACAGGACTGTGTTTGACATTAATAATAGCCATGAATAAAACATCTTCATCTGGCTTTGGCTTTGTCTGCAGAGAAGATGaaaaagagaggcagagagagcttATTAGAAGAAGGTCATAAATCATGTAATCATTCAACTGATGAGCTCAAGATTTAGCTTCAGCACAGCTTCAGATATTATGATTCTGATTATGTCTCCATTGTGAGTTGCTTGTTTTACTGGGTGTTTTGCAGATGGATGCATCTATTTTTAATTGCTAATTAATTAACTGTTaatttatataaataacatcATGATTAAATTTTTGAActaagaacttttttttttttaacaatagtAATCCCAAATCTTTACGAATAGTTAACTTTATTATAATAGTAGATACTTAATaccatttaattatttaaacttACTAAAATGACCTGGATTTTTACACAACATTTTAACTTGTGTAAAAATGTTGCACAATAGCAACATGTATTTGTTATTCTTGAATGAATTGTAGAAAAAGTCCTTGTAAATGGTCAGGGAGAAGACCTAATGTCCTAAGAAGTCTGAAAGCTCTtcaagtctggctccttggaagcaaaatataaaggcttttgcacagtattgtatctcactaaactttacttacttctTCATATCGTATAGAAAGCACCATAAACGCACCTCAAATACTCGGTCAGAGGACTGATCGATTCTTGCCATATTTGGAATCTCTGATACTCTGCATTTTCACACTGGGAAAAAAGAGGGTATCTTTGGACTACTTCTTTGCAGGAAACTGAGGTATGCAACACTTAAAATAGGAACTGAAAGCTTAAGCAGTTCCCGTTTGTATTCAATGCCAGAAAAGGAAAGTTTGTAATGATGGAAACTTTAATCTAATACTTAATACTTAAACACTTTTTATTTCGGTGGTTTGAAGCCTTAAAGGTCATGATTTCTTTACGTGTAAAGACGTGCatgcgtttttgttttgtttttggcgaaagaaagcattttttcaGCAAAATATTGTCTCTCAAAAAAGTTATAAGCAACTGTTCATACCAGTAATACTGTCAATGCTCGCTCATTATGTTTCGTGTAAGCCCCGCCCCTTCACTACAGTTCGGGGCGTGCCAGGATATGAAAatgaaagtttgtttttttcgttTTTACCAGGGCTTTGGCTTTTCTTAGATCTGCGTGTGGAACAGCTTGAGGTGAGTAGCAGCCAGCGTTTTACTTTTCATCCTCTTTCCTCACAGATGCTTTAACTCCAAATCAAACGATAGCTCCAGTTTGCAATGAAAAGTTtttcagaacattttttttaacttgttcaCAACAGGAAGAGCATTTCTCATTGCTCATTAATATTGGTGTCATTTCATtccaagcattttttttttcaaacgtacgtttgaaaaaaaaaaagtacgtttgaaaaaaaaaatggccatTTTGGAAAACGAGTGCCTACAGTTTAGAAGTTGGAACAAGTTTTAGTTGCGTTTGTTTTTGTGGTCTTTTTGCTAACATGATTTCACTGTCGTCATTTGCGGAATAGACACACTAATTATCAACGATGTAAATGGGTACTGTAAAAGATAAAGCGGAAGggaattaaaacaatttgtgGAGGGGACAGCGGtctgtcagagaagtaggaagAGGAACACACAGAAGATTGCCGAGGGTAGAAGCAGCCCCCCCCTCCCGCTTCTTCTTCCTAGTGCCTAGTGATTATCACCGTTATAGTCTGTAGAGTACATCTTTTTTTGTACTCACAGTCTATTTACATACTTTAGTTTTGTGCTTTTCTGTGTaattgttattttcttttacatttacgGTGTGCTTTAAATGCTACAGTAGACATTTAAAGTAAGTGACAAGATGCAGAAAACTTGAAGAGATGAGGATTATACTTCTAGATACCTCTCGTATCttgataaaacatttaaacattgtTATCAATTTGGTTTACACAATTAACACAattaattttgtcttttttggagTATTTAcgaaaaaaagtcattttgacAAATGAATGAAAGGTTTGGAAGAACTGAGTGTACACTGTTAGCCTTTGCAGTAATTTCCATAGCGTAGTACTGCAAAATCAACAGTAAAAACTCTAAAGGATGTTAGCAGTTTAGTACTGTAATTTGCATGTCATTGTGAGAAAATTCAATGAgattacattatttttatgGTACTCACTGTACTCATGGAAACAGCTGTAAAATACAGCAAATGTAACAATTGGTGATGTTACTGAAATTATACTATTACACCATCTGgatttctgttcttttctaCTGTAGATCTAAGAGTCATTACTTAAAACCTCATTCAGAGTGTATAAAATGCAATTCATTGTGAGAGTATATAAACTACAATATACAGCATTATTTTTAACTTAAGGAGTAAGTTGCAGCTACACTAAAATGGAATTTCTTGAATTGAACCTCATATTataataaatgtatttgtttattcaaacaATGTGAAATGTTATTACATTCCACTTGCATCAAACAACCAGTCTCACTCTTACAAAAAAGAATATTCAAGTATATTATaagtatattttaaaaactaGAAAACAAGCAAGTATACCTTTCGTTTactttttatgtattttcttgatttttttagACCAAATTACATTTAAGCATACTTTAAGTACAGTTAGAAGTATACAGAAAAGTATAAGTACACTTATTCTATACTTGTAGTATAGTAGTGCTAGTAGTATACTATGTAGTATGTAGTTTACCTGAAGTATACCTGAAGTACAAATAAATACCCAGCATGCATTGCAGTGCTTTAACTGTGAAATTAAAACTATGAAACAAATGATTGATGTTTTAAAACAAGAATCTGTCAAAGATTGTTGTGTAATGTCTTTTACCTTTTGAACAGAGTAAGTGGGGTAAAAAATGAAATTGTTCAAACCGTGAGTGAAAAGTGTCAATAGCGAATAAACCTCAACTCTCCAATCATTTTCTTACCTGTTTACAATATAGTTCCGGTACTTGAGCTATGAGTGTAGTTCTCTGCAGAGGAAGCCTTCTGATAGTTGGAGCTgttatctgactgtttgaggAATGAAGGGCTTTATtacatgtgaaaaaaataagtttCAACTGCCTTTTAGTTACTGTTTCAATCAGAAGTATCTCAAATATAAACTAAAAAGTAAATTAATAGTATACTTGTAACGTAAGTATTGTGCTAGAATAGAGTATATTTTAAGTATACTCTTATAGACTGGAAAGGACATTATGCTACATTTATGGTGAACAAAAAGTACATCTAAAAGTTAATTTCTAGTATACTTTTATGTACTAAAAGGGGGGCCAATATAGTCCCAAGAAGCATTAGTAGTATACGTACTAGGTAACGTATACTTGGGAAATATACTTGAAGTATACTTCATGATATGAACTTAAAGTATACTTATTTTTTGTATGGCTAGAAACAAAGACTAATTGTTACATTTAgagtaatgtttaaaaatgacttcatGTATCAGGGTGttgcttttttctcttcttattctTTCTCATACTGGAACTTCGTTTGTTTTGTATAAGGTGGTACTTTTTAAGACACCTCTAGTGAACTAACCAAAAGTCTCTGAATATGCTCTGGTGGTCATTTTACACAAGTTCAGGTGTCACATCCATGAAACCTAGACCACTAACCAGCATCAGTCCTACAACTTCACTCTCAAAATTGATAAATTCTGGGACAAGCAGAAACTGTATTTTTAGCGGTGCATTTTATGGCAGGCCAGATTGCTATTAAATGCACTCTCCTAAAGAAATAATTCCTTTGTAGCACCACTTGGTTCAAAAGAGATGTCCTGGATATACATGATAATGTAACACGGGTGTTTATGTTTGTTCATGTTTAGCGCGTTGGGTTGTGTTTTTAAAGCGATTGTTACGTTTTTAAAGCGTTTTTATGCGACAGGTGTGTGTAGCACTTGTTACACATCTCAATGGGAGAGTGATAGCCAACACCACACCTTCACCTGACGTACAATGTGACGCATTAGAAGTAGTCAGAGGTAATTGGATGGAGTTCAGTCAGGTTAAATGCACCGTTGATTGGAATTATAACTGAAGATAGTATGCTATTTGTGACAACTCTGCTAGACTCCAAATTTCTCGTCCATGCCGGAGTATCGCAAAAGTAAATGAAACATCTAAACTTAACACTTTTTCCCTAAAACTGACTGACATGGGACACATTAAAGTTGGATTGACACCAGCTAATCAGTCTGAAGGTAAgtgtttttttcacttattcGAGAGAAGTCAGAAATGCATTCTCATTActgtttgttttgacttttaAGCTACCCTGCCAGGATATTTTCATTCAAGTGCTAAAACAAAATGTCAATAGTTATGACTGTGAAGACTCAAAAGACTAGTTAGTTAATAGTTGTCGATGGATTTATGAGACTTGATAAAAACTACAGAGGTTGCGCCCAAATGCTTAAAGCTGATAGCTGGTCGGTGTTTTCAGGTGTGCTTGTACTACCTGTACGGTGCGGGGTGCTGACTTAGTCAGGCTAAACCAGTTTAAGCGTCAAGATAATTGGTCTTTGAACTTTTTGCAACTATGTGTATTTGTAAATTTTGTGGCTTCCGTGCACACAAATTTATATTGTTCAGTTTGCATGTTAAAAGCCACAAACATGTAGGTAACTATAGGTTTTCTTGTGTAGCTGAGAACTGTCCTGCCACTTTCAGAACATTTTCTGCCTTTCATTCACATATGCCTAGGAATCACAGAACAAGAAGGGAGACCACTGAGGAGAACTTCTGTAAGTTCACTGGTTACCTCAGCTGTCAAGTTCCTGGATGTCGGTATTCTGCAGGGTTCATCTTTTAGTGAGGACATATTTGTTGAAATAGCCATATAAAGTAGCTTTTCCAATGATCTCTCTTTTTTCAGATGGCAACAGACCTTAAACGTGCATCTTGTGAAAGGTTGCTAAGATCATTGTGGACATTATTCACTATTAAGAAGCATCAAATCTAGAGTTGAACATGTTAATCGAGATAATACAACACATAGACTTCGTCAAACAAAGAGAACCAGGAATGAGGAAGACTGCAGTCCCAACAGTAATGCAACCTCACCTAAAAAAGTTAGATGTCTTGTGGATAGCTATGGCTGTATTCATTGGCAGCCAGTTGAACTTCCTGAGGGGGAAACGTCAGCTTTttagaggaaaagaaagacatcGTGTTAACAATTTTTAGTTCACAAGTACCTGGAGCTGTGGAGAGACCTGATGTGGATGACTTCATGTGCCTCACATATATTTCTCAGCGGCAGCTTATCAACAGTTGTCCCTCACTTTCAGTAGCTGAAATTCAGGAGCAGTGGCCATTCTTGTTTACTCAGAAAGGTCTTTCGAACCACTTTCACAAACTCACAGGTATTGATATCAGTGAGCGCTTAAGTCAGGCCCTCATAACCAAAGGCAGAAGGATTGTTAACTATTTCTCCACCCAGAAGCTCAGATTGAACCTTGGTATAAGGACACTCATCCAGCAGATAGAAAGTGAGGAAGTTTTGACCAACAACAAGGTTGGCACAGCAGCCATACTTGTCATGATGAAGTATTAAAAGGAAAATGAAGACTCCCTCTTTGTCTTAGCAGATGTAAGCTTTTTTCATACAGCTCTAGGTTTAATGCTGTTGCTTGCTGTCCTGTTTTTTTTCCGTTACATAAAATGTCTTGGTCCTTTATCTGGCAGGAAACATCTACCAGTATGTCCCTTGTAGCAGAGAGCAACCTGCCAGGCACTCCAAGGCTGATTATGCTTGGTAAGAAGTCATTTATGAAATAGAGCTGATTAGACCATATTACAATTTCTGTTTGGCACAGGAGCTTTTCGTGGACACAGGTATCCAGTCTCTGTTTATTTAGCTCACATTTATGTAATTTCCTTTATAAACCAAGGTTGTTGGACATGCGTCTCGGTGAATCCAGCAAAGTAACAATATCAAATTTCACATTACATATTACTGATCAACATGGTAGTCTAGCTACACTAACAGCAGAAATACTGAAGTCAATATTGTAAAGtttaacagcagcacaaactatAAACTCCAAAATAACCATACAGTTGATGGAACTCCGGTAATTTAATTGGGCTGACTCTTTGTTAGGTGTGTTTAATGTGCAGAATAATTCCCAATTATGTACAATTATAATATGGTAAAACGGActaggccatcagactgctgaacacgtcatagacacctcaccttcacttACCAGAACTTCAACATTCAACAGTCACAACTTTCCTCCAGCGGCTTACTGAATTTGAGTGGAAAACTTCAAATTAGGTAACTGTTGTTGCCATTTATAGTTAATTTCTTGTATAATTTAAGTGAACAATGTGTTGCTACCTGTGTCTCCACAGACGATCCATGGCCCATGCTTTCTGGAAATCTACACGAGGCGAACAACAATGAAGACAAGCTCTTTCGTCATCTTGCaacagttttgattttttttttccttcttttaccCATTTGTTAAAATTTATTTCAGCTACTtacacttttattgtcacacgTATTGGCTCACCCTACAAATCAATGACCTCAGTCCACAAAGCAAGGTCAGGGTTCAGTGCAGGTCAGTCAAGTTCCCTCACATCACACATGCTCATCCATGTCCTTGTGGACCCTGCTTTGTACATTGATTTGGTGGTGTGAGCCAGTATTTTGGACAAAGTGTATATAGAGGCAGAAGTGTGGGGCTTGATGTTCTATTCATTTCAATTTAGTTTATTTGTATGGTGGCAACAAAATGATTGCCAAGGCACTTCACAGTGTAGGTTTAAGACCCTACAAAATATAACTAAGAAAACTCATCACTTGAGCATATGTCGTCTGTTATGATATGGATATGACATAATATCGTTATTGTTTGTACAACCATCTGAGAAAATACATGGGTTAGATGGTTTAGTAAAAACAAGTGCTTCCTCAAtcaaaatatgttttcagttcttttcagtttttgattTTGGAAATGTGTATTTCTGCAGAGGAAAATCAGACCTGAAATAAAAAGTGATGTAAAGCACATGAATTatattttgtctgtgtgtgtgtgtgtgtgtgtgtgtgtgagtgagtgtgtgtgtgtgtgtgtgtgtgtgtgtgtgtgtgtgtgtgtgtctgtgtgtgtgtgtgtgtatgacacAAATATATTAATTGGCACCCAGTTGAGGGGGAAATGCCAGCTtcctatatctatatatctatatctatgtatatatctatgtatatatgtatatatatatatatatatatatatatatatatatatatatatatatatatgcattttttattttttttaaacagtctcTTACAATATGTTACTGTTTCCTGAAATTACGGTAAATTACGACCTGTTAAACAGTAAATGACTGCCTGTAGGAACACGGTATCCTCTAGATGTATATTTTTGGTACTGATGTGATGATGCGTGATAACGGTAAGTTACTGGTAAATATATTGCAGTTTATTACCTTGCAGCGTGCTTACAGTGACATACCGGGAATAAACAGTATGTCACTGTACCGTTTATACCAATACACCAATACCAATTTCTGTGATAAGAAATACCAATTTCTTATCACAGTATGATGTTACTTTGTTGACATAATTTACGACATAACGGTATCTCACTGGCATCACTGTCGCCAGTGAGATACCGTAAAAAAGGCTACAGTGCGTTACCATAATTTGTCCAAGAGTATTATACCACAACAGCAAAAAACGGTATCATCCTGCAGAACGGTAACCTACCGTAACACGGCGTCATGGTATGACGCTGGCAACAGTGACGCCAGTATGTTGCCTTAAAGTGGAGATGAAAAGTCTAACAGTGTAgtctagttttttttctttctagctTCTGCAAATTCAGAATACACAATTTCAAAAATGTTGTGAGAAGTGCACCAGTATTATTAGAAAGTGGAAAATGTGTGTCAGTGTCTTGCTTCCAGCTGCTTTCATGTTAGTGCAACAACAAAGACTTCTAAGGTGTTGTAAAAATACTCATAAAAGTTTCTCTGTGtcattttattatgttttaagGTTTTGTACCTGAGTTCAGCAGGTGATGGAACTGCAGAGACCTGACATTGAATCAGTTGGAAACGAAAGCTTGGAGAACTGGCAGTTAATTGACTCTGGTGGATTTGGTCAAGTCTTCAAGGctagacacaagaagtggaggTGTGACGTGGCCATTAAGCTACTTCAACATGCTGCTGGGTAAAATTAGAacataacatttttttctttctatactTCCAAGTACATGAACTAGTCCTTTCCTAAAGCCTTTTGCATTTTCCTTCCAGCACTAGGGACATAGAACTGTGTGAGGAGGCAAATCATATGGCCAAAGTCTCCTTACACAGTTCTGTGCTGAGGCTTTATGGAATATATAGGGGATGTCCACCAAATGGAGGGCAGAACATTCAGTTGGGAATTGTTATGGAGCTCATGGATAGAGGATCTGTTCAGACCCTGCTGGAGACTTTGTCAGGTCCACCACCATGGCCTCTGGCCTTCCGCTTGGCCTACGAAATCGCTCAAGGAATGAACTTCCTCCATGAGAAGAACATTTTGCACCATGACCTAAAGCCAAGCAATGTACTGCTGGATGATGACCTTCATGCCAAGGTAAAGTGCTATCCACTCAACTCATTAGTTTATACTGATGTaattgtgttattttatttttttccttgatTATTTTGCAGCTGGCAGATTTTGGTCTGTCCAGGGTTTCCACCAGTGCTCTGATGAGCTCTGAAGAAATGTCCACAGTGAAAGGAGGCACATGTCAGTACATGCCTCCAGAGTCTTTTGATCCATCATATAAGCCTGTTCGTAAATTCGACATATACAGGTAAACATTAAAAGAATAGTTGTGGGGATTTATGTATGATTATAGATTTTACCTTAAACACATTGTGTTAAttccttctctttctttatCTTGTAAAGCTATGGTATTCTTCTGTGGTCTATTATTTGCGGGAAAAAGCCTTTTCCAGGTACAATGAATGGATTTCAGTTACTTATCATTTTCCATAAATTTctctatgtttgtgtgtttgtttttccttataAGTTTCCAGTTTATTGGTCAAATATTTgcccttctttaaaaaaaaaaaaaaaaaaaatttcatttatattttatgttttacatttaATATAACTATTATCAATACAATGTGAGGCACTTCCATAAAAACATTCTCTCGTTTGTGCTCATGTTTTTTAATGAAAGTCTTTATTGTATTTCACACAGATGCTACTCTAGCTCTTTTGGCACTGAAGATCCCAAAGGGGGACAGACCTCCCTGTAAAGAAATAGACCAGACAAAGGCAGAAGGGCTGAGAGAGCTGGTTGGCCTCATGAAGAGGTGCTGGGATGGAGATCCATCCCAGAGGCCAGACTTTGGAGGTATGTGTTCACTACCTGTATTAAACACTCTGTATTAAACAGACCATTTTTATATGTGCACGAAACCACTAACAATTAATGAACTCTCTACTTTTCGTACATTATGCCTTTTAAACATGGACCATGGTTTTGTTTCAGAGTGTGATGAAATCACTAAGGATGTGTTCTCAAAGCACAGGGCGGGGATTCACCAGGCAGTCGGACAAGTCATGAAAAAATTGGTGCAACTCAATTTATAATTTCAGAAATGAACTAATAAAGTAGTCAACAATTTCAATTTTGGAGGGAGCACTTTTATCAGACTTCTTTGGGTACTGTTTACTTTCCTAGGATTCACAACATGGTAATCAATATCCTGACACATGTGGTCCACTCGGTGTTAATCATGAGATGCCAGGTAGATTCTTCAGTATGGTTTGTCACTTTATTCTCAGACTTATTCCTTTCTTATTAACAATGAACATCATACagatatttctctttttttcaggaCAGTCAGAGTCAAATGATAAAGTTGATGGAAGAACTGAAATGCAGGTATTTAATATGCACTCACAAATCTACCTCTCACAAAGTGAAAAGAAATGTTATCAAGTCTTTCTCAAGTGTTTCTTGATCATTTTAATTACACTTTGCATCATTAGACAGAATGAATGATCTTATTAGTTGATTTTCACATTATGCCACATGTCACTTGGACACAAGTAGGAAGGATTCACAATCACAATGTACTGTAAAAATAGATATTAGTGTAAAGCTTTAGTTCAAGAGTAAAACTTGATAATAGCAATTAATGGTGAAGACGTTTATCAGACTTCTC
The Maylandia zebra isolate NMK-2024a linkage group LG7, Mzebra_GT3a, whole genome shotgun sequence DNA segment above includes these coding regions:
- the LOC101477854 gene encoding receptor-interacting serine/threonine-protein kinase 3 isoform X5, coding for MELQRPDIESVGNESLENWQLIDSGGFGQVFKARHKKWRCDVAIKLLQHAAGDIELCEEANHMAKVSLHSSVLRLYGIYRGCPPNGGQNIQLGIVMELMDRGSVQTLLETLSGPPPWPLAFRLAYEIAQGMNFLHEKNILHHDLKPSNVLLDDDLHAKLADFGLSRVSTSALMSSEEMSTVKGGTCQYMPPESFDPSYKPVRKFDIYSYGILLWSIICGKKPFPDATLALLALKIPKGDRPPCKEIDQTKAEGLRELVGLMKRCWDGDPSQRPDFGECDEITKDVFSKHRAGIHQAVGQVMKKLDSQHGNQYPDTCGPLGVNHEMPGQSESNDKVDGRTEMQNMQLGHQDSNMSRPSGFTAEMPGPPASNDTVDIPLQQNNVSSSARNLTENEKAADFVDKNRATLIKEVSEVLAIAEELGNLVHPEAYSNIQAKPTSQDKMRELFQRTLRSGGWRVKAAFFDALKKNHPELVERLGG
- the LOC101477854 gene encoding receptor-interacting serine/threonine-protein kinase 3 isoform X2, with translation MELQRPDIESVGNESLENWQLIDSGGFGQVFKARHKKWRCDVAIKLLQHAAGTRDIELCEEANHMAKVSLHSSVLRLYGIYRGCPPNGGQNIQLGIVMELMDRGSVQTLLETLSGPPPWPLAFRLAYEIAQGMNFLHEKNILHHDLKPSNVLLDDDLHAKLADFGLSRVSTSALMSSEEMSTVKGGTCQYMPPESFDPSYKPVRKFDIYSYGILLWSIICGKKPFPDATLALLALKIPKGDRPPCKEIDQTKAEGLRELVGLMKRCWDGDPSQRPDFGECDEITKDVFSKHRAGIHQAVGQVMKKLDSQHGNQYPDTCGPLGVNHEMPGQSESNDKVDGRTEMQNMQLGHQDSNMSRPSGFTAEMPGPPASNDTVDIPLQQNNVSSSARNLTENEKADFVDKNRATLIKEVSEVLAIAEELGNLVHPEAYSNIQAKPTSQDKMRELFQRTLRSGGWRVKAAFFDALKKNHPELVERLGG
- the LOC101477854 gene encoding receptor-interacting serine/threonine-protein kinase 3 isoform X1 translates to MELQRPDIESVGNESLENWQLIDSGGFGQVFKARHKKWRCDVAIKLLQHAAGTRDIELCEEANHMAKVSLHSSVLRLYGIYRGCPPNGGQNIQLGIVMELMDRGSVQTLLETLSGPPPWPLAFRLAYEIAQGMNFLHEKNILHHDLKPSNVLLDDDLHAKLADFGLSRVSTSALMSSEEMSTVKGGTCQYMPPESFDPSYKPVRKFDIYSYGILLWSIICGKKPFPDATLALLALKIPKGDRPPCKEIDQTKAEGLRELVGLMKRCWDGDPSQRPDFGECDEITKDVFSKHRAGIHQAVGQVMKKLDSQHGNQYPDTCGPLGVNHEMPGQSESNDKVDGRTEMQNMQLGHQDSNMSRPSGFTAEMPGPPASNDTVDIPLQQNNVSSSARNLTENEKAADFVDKNRATLIKEVSEVLAIAEELGNLVHPEAYSNIQAKPTSQDKMRELFQRTLRSGGWRVKAAFFDALKKNHPELVERLGG
- the LOC101477854 gene encoding receptor-interacting serine/threonine-protein kinase 3 isoform X4; amino-acid sequence: MELQRPDIESVGNESLENWQLIDSGGFGQVFKARHKKWRCDVAIKLLQHAAGTRDIELCEEANHMAKVSLHSSVLRLYGIYRGCPPNGGQNIQLGIVMELMDRGSVQTLLETLSGPPPWPLAFRLAYEIAQGMNFLHEKNILHHDLKPSNVLLDDDLHAKLADFGLSRVSTSALMSSEEMSTVKGGTCQYMPPESFDPSYKPVRKFDIYSYGILLWSIICGKKPFPDATLALLALKIPKGDRPPCKEIDQTKAEGLRELVGLMKRCWDGDPSQRPDFGECDEITKDVFSKHRAGIHQAVGQVMKKLDSQHGNQYPDTCGPLGVNHEMPGQSESNDKVDGRTEMQNMQLGHQDSNMSRPSGFTAEMPGPPASNDTVDIPLQNNVSSSARNLTENEKADFVDKNRATLIKEVSEVLAIAEELGNLVHPEAYSNIQAKPTSQDKMRELFQRTLRSGGWRVKAAFFDALKKNHPELVERLGG
- the LOC101477854 gene encoding receptor-interacting serine/threonine-protein kinase 3 isoform X3 — protein: MELQRPDIESVGNESLENWQLIDSGGFGQVFKARHKKWRCDVAIKLLQHAAGTRDIELCEEANHMAKVSLHSSVLRLYGIYRGCPPNGGQNIQLGIVMELMDRGSVQTLLETLSGPPPWPLAFRLAYEIAQGMNFLHEKNILHHDLKPSNVLLDDDLHAKLADFGLSRVSTSALMSSEEMSTVKGGTCQYMPPESFDPSYKPVRKFDIYSYGILLWSIICGKKPFPDATLALLALKIPKGDRPPCKEIDQTKAEGLRELVGLMKRCWDGDPSQRPDFGECDEITKDVFSKHRAGIHQAVGQVMKKLDSQHGNQYPDTCGPLGVNHEMPGQSESNDKVDGRTEMQNMQLGHQDSNMSRPSGFTAEMPGPPASNDTVDIPLQNNVSSSARNLTENEKAADFVDKNRATLIKEVSEVLAIAEELGNLVHPEAYSNIQAKPTSQDKMRELFQRTLRSGGWRVKAAFFDALKKNHPELVERLGG